The following proteins are encoded in a genomic region of Sulfurovum indicum:
- the metH gene encoding methionine synthase, with product MPVTETIKNLLEERILVIDGAMGTQIQDLEVPKEAWIDHRGKEQEGCNELLNDTAPELIGRIHKRYAMAGADLIKTNTFGTMPWVLDEYEMGERAYELSKKGAQLVKSVCEEYSTENAPKFVLGSIGPGTKLPSLGHIHYDEMYEGYKEVALGLIDGGCDLFLLETCQDPLQIKAALHACEDANKERNIKLPVMVSVTIELSGSMLIGTDATTIVTILEPFDILSLGFNCGTGPDQVKKHLKVLSELCSIPISVHANAGLPQNRGGYTYYPMGPEEFTQKQLEFTAFDGVGFLGGCCGTTPQHIHALKKAVETIRPKKPTGSIKPSIASLFNTVELFQEPAPLLIGERSNATGSKAFRELIIAGDYEGTLTVGQAQVRDGAHCLDVNVEFAGRDGAKDMKEVMALYNQKIPLPLMPDATRVGTMEAALKCIGGKPIINSVNLEDGEEKLDAICRLAKRFGAALVCLTIDETGMAKTTDTKLAVAERLYDLCVNRHGIDPSNLIFDMLTFTVGSGDLEYRDAAIQTLEAIRELHRRHPEVGSTLGLSNISFGLDKNARIFLNSVFLHHCIQAGMTSVIINVKHIVPMAKMSQEDIDICEELLFHPDDNSLFKFIEHFSDKTLDDSSTDEAYEAMNIEEKIAKLLLDGDKERMIPLVEEARHDIHPDKIVNEILIDAMKVVGELFGSGQMQLPFVLQSAETMKATVDYLNPYLTKQEKETDTTLVIGTVKGDVHDVGKNLVDIILSNNGFKVINVGIKTELQEYLDVMKEKSIQAIGMSGLLVKSTAVMKDNLEAMAEMGIEIPVLLGGAALTRSFVDDFCRPVYKGPIFYCRDAFDGVIAMSRIEKYNEDPAAGLDTRLAGDMVKREERKEKKEVVIPPFEEIKMPPAVDIPTPPFWGRRVLQKDDLDLDMIFDWVNQKTVIKMHWGYKSKGMDKAEYQKLLDETVYPAYERLKREFIQKDLFDPTIIYGYYPVRSNDQELLVFDEREGWNIDANANREAFKEVVGRAEYAFSFPRQRRKPYRALSDFFRHERHDVLPITCVSAGPKFSAYEKELYDAGKYLEYNMVHGFSVELAEALAEVVHKQIRMDLGILKEDEKATLRDVRMNRYQGARYSFGYPACPDLEQSRIIFDLLKPEEFGIELSETFQIHPEQSTTALVVHHPKATYYAV from the coding sequence TTGCCTGTCACAGAAACGATTAAAAATCTTTTAGAAGAGCGTATACTTGTTATCGATGGTGCCATGGGTACACAGATACAGGATCTTGAAGTACCCAAAGAGGCATGGATAGACCACAGAGGTAAAGAGCAGGAGGGGTGTAATGAACTGCTCAATGATACTGCTCCCGAACTGATAGGGCGCATCCATAAACGATATGCAATGGCTGGGGCGGATCTCATTAAGACCAATACTTTCGGAACGATGCCATGGGTACTCGATGAGTATGAAATGGGTGAACGTGCCTATGAACTTTCGAAAAAAGGTGCACAGCTTGTAAAGAGTGTCTGTGAAGAATACAGTACAGAAAACGCTCCAAAATTTGTACTTGGTTCCATCGGTCCCGGAACGAAACTTCCCTCTTTGGGGCATATCCACTATGATGAGATGTATGAAGGGTATAAGGAGGTAGCTCTGGGGCTCATTGATGGTGGCTGTGATCTCTTTTTGCTTGAGACCTGTCAGGACCCGCTGCAGATCAAAGCGGCACTGCATGCCTGTGAAGATGCGAATAAAGAGAGAAATATAAAATTGCCAGTTATGGTCTCGGTCACTATTGAATTAAGCGGTTCTATGCTTATTGGAACAGATGCAACAACAATTGTAACGATTTTGGAGCCGTTCGATATTCTTTCGCTGGGCTTTAACTGCGGGACAGGACCTGACCAGGTAAAAAAACATCTCAAAGTGCTTTCAGAACTATGCAGTATTCCTATTTCTGTTCATGCCAATGCGGGACTTCCTCAGAATCGGGGAGGATACACCTACTACCCGATGGGACCGGAGGAATTTACCCAAAAACAGTTGGAATTTACAGCGTTTGACGGTGTGGGGTTTCTGGGCGGATGCTGCGGAACGACACCACAGCATATTCATGCACTGAAAAAAGCGGTTGAGACCATTAGACCTAAAAAACCTACAGGAAGTATCAAGCCAAGTATTGCATCACTCTTTAATACAGTCGAGCTTTTTCAGGAACCTGCACCGCTGCTCATAGGTGAACGGAGCAATGCAACCGGGTCCAAAGCCTTTAGAGAACTCATTATTGCCGGAGACTATGAGGGGACACTGACGGTGGGACAGGCACAGGTACGTGACGGAGCGCACTGTCTGGATGTCAACGTGGAGTTTGCCGGACGTGACGGTGCCAAAGATATGAAAGAGGTGATGGCACTTTACAATCAAAAGATCCCTCTGCCGTTGATGCCGGATGCCACACGTGTCGGAACAATGGAGGCCGCACTCAAGTGCATTGGAGGAAAGCCTATTATCAATTCGGTCAACCTTGAGGATGGAGAAGAGAAACTTGATGCCATCTGCCGTCTTGCCAAACGTTTTGGAGCAGCTTTGGTTTGTCTGACCATTGATGAAACGGGAATGGCAAAGACCACAGATACAAAATTGGCTGTTGCCGAGCGTCTTTATGATCTTTGTGTCAACCGGCACGGTATCGACCCAAGCAATCTTATTTTCGATATGCTCACATTTACGGTAGGATCTGGAGATCTTGAGTACCGTGATGCTGCTATTCAGACTCTTGAGGCGATCAGGGAACTGCACAGGCGTCATCCTGAAGTGGGGTCGACGCTGGGGCTTTCCAATATTTCGTTCGGTTTGGACAAAAATGCACGTATCTTCCTGAATTCTGTTTTCCTTCATCACTGTATTCAGGCAGGGATGACCTCGGTTATCATCAATGTCAAGCATATTGTCCCTATGGCAAAGATGAGCCAGGAAGATATTGATATATGTGAAGAACTGCTCTTTCATCCTGATGACAATTCACTTTTCAAGTTTATTGAACACTTTTCTGACAAAACACTGGATGATTCGTCCACCGATGAAGCATATGAGGCAATGAACATAGAAGAGAAGATCGCCAAACTGCTGCTTGACGGGGATAAAGAGCGCATGATCCCGTTGGTTGAAGAAGCACGACATGATATTCATCCGGACAAGATTGTCAACGAAATTCTTATTGATGCGATGAAGGTTGTGGGTGAACTCTTTGGGTCAGGACAGATGCAGTTGCCGTTTGTACTCCAGTCGGCAGAAACTATGAAAGCAACAGTTGATTATCTTAATCCGTATCTGACCAAACAGGAGAAAGAGACTGATACGACACTGGTGATCGGTACGGTCAAAGGGGATGTACATGATGTTGGGAAGAATCTGGTCGATATTATCCTCTCCAACAATGGTTTCAAGGTGATTAATGTCGGAATCAAAACCGAACTTCAGGAGTATCTGGATGTAATGAAGGAAAAGTCTATTCAGGCTATCGGTATGAGTGGATTGCTGGTCAAGTCTACTGCTGTGATGAAAGATAATCTTGAAGCAATGGCTGAGATGGGAATTGAGATCCCTGTGTTGCTTGGAGGTGCTGCTTTGACACGCAGTTTTGTCGATGACTTCTGCCGCCCCGTATACAAAGGACCGATCTTCTACTGCCGTGATGCTTTTGACGGAGTAATTGCAATGAGCCGCATAGAGAAGTACAATGAAGATCCAGCTGCCGGGTTGGATACGCGTCTGGCAGGAGATATGGTGAAAAGAGAGGAGAGGAAAGAGAAAAAAGAGGTGGTTATTCCTCCTTTCGAAGAGATAAAGATGCCGCCTGCTGTAGATATTCCCACTCCACCGTTCTGGGGCAGAAGAGTGCTTCAAAAAGATGATCTTGATCTCGATATGATCTTTGACTGGGTTAATCAGAAAACAGTTATAAAGATGCACTGGGGATACAAAAGCAAAGGGATGGACAAGGCAGAATACCAGAAGCTGCTTGATGAAACGGTCTATCCTGCCTATGAGCGCCTGAAAAGAGAGTTTATCCAAAAAGACCTTTTTGATCCGACGATCATTTATGGGTATTATCCGGTACGAAGCAATGACCAGGAACTTCTGGTCTTTGATGAACGTGAAGGCTGGAATATTGATGCCAATGCGAACCGTGAAGCCTTCAAAGAGGTAGTAGGCAGAGCAGAATATGCCTTCTCTTTTCCAAGACAGAGAAGAAAACCCTACCGTGCGCTCAGCGATTTCTTCAGGCACGAAAGACATGATGTTCTTCCCATTACCTGTGTGAGTGCCGGGCCTAAGTTTTCTGCATATGAAAAAGAGCTTTACGATGCAGGAAAATACCTGGAGTATAATATGGTTCACGGTTTTTCCGTAGAACTTGCCGAGGCTTTGGCAGAAGTGGTACACAAACAGATACGTATGGATCTTGGTATCTTGAAAGAGGATGAAAAAGCAACTCTGCGTGATGTACGCATGAACCGATATCAGGGAGCACGCTATTCATTCGGCTATCCGGCCTGTCCCGATCTGGAACAGAGTCGTATTATCTTTGATCTGCTTAAACCTGAAGAGTTCGGTATCGAGCTTTCTGAAACTTTTCAGATTCATCCTGAACAGAGTACGACAGCTTTGGTGGTGCATCACCCTAAAGCAACCTACTATGCAGTGTAA
- the trpB gene encoding tryptophan synthase subunit beta has product MAENIFDCPLPDENGFFGEYGGAFIPPELQVIMNEISSSYDEIRKDSDFLNELADLYQHYVGRPSPLFHAKHLSKKYGAAIYFKREDLNHTGAHKINHCLGEALLAKKMGKKKLIAETGAGQHGVALATAAALVGLECDIYMGEVDMEKERPNVVRMHILGAKVIPATHGRRTLKEAVDTAFENYLKDPVTQFYAIGSVVGPHPFPKMVRDFQSIVGVEAKEQFQQITGKLPENLVASVGGGSNAMGLFTAFINDESVAMHGVEPAGRSLEIPGENAATMTLGKPGVMHGFKSYMLQDSNGEPQEVYSVASGLDYPSVGPQHAYLKDIGRVNYHYVYDHEAIDAFFELSREEGIIPAIESAHAVAYALKLAKENNNGGTILVNLSGRGDKDIDFVVENYGDKYGIK; this is encoded by the coding sequence ATGGCTGAAAATATTTTCGATTGTCCGCTGCCTGATGAAAATGGATTTTTTGGAGAGTATGGAGGGGCCTTCATTCCACCGGAACTTCAAGTCATCATGAATGAGATCAGTAGTTCTTACGATGAAATAAGAAAAGACTCCGACTTCCTGAATGAACTGGCTGATCTCTATCAGCACTATGTAGGCCGTCCAAGTCCTCTTTTCCATGCCAAACATCTCTCTAAAAAGTATGGTGCCGCCATCTATTTTAAAAGAGAAGACCTCAACCATACCGGTGCACATAAGATCAATCATTGTCTGGGTGAAGCACTGCTTGCAAAAAAGATGGGGAAAAAGAAACTCATTGCAGAAACCGGTGCGGGACAGCATGGTGTCGCACTGGCAACAGCTGCCGCTTTGGTCGGGCTGGAGTGTGACATCTACATGGGTGAGGTCGATATGGAAAAAGAGCGTCCAAACGTCGTACGTATGCACATTCTGGGAGCAAAGGTTATTCCGGCAACCCATGGAAGACGGACACTCAAAGAGGCGGTCGACACAGCATTTGAAAACTATCTTAAAGACCCCGTCACACAGTTCTATGCCATCGGTTCGGTCGTAGGACCTCACCCCTTTCCGAAAATGGTACGTGACTTCCAGTCGATCGTCGGGGTGGAAGCTAAAGAGCAGTTTCAGCAGATAACAGGAAAACTGCCTGAGAATCTTGTTGCCAGTGTCGGTGGCGGTTCCAATGCCATGGGGCTCTTTACTGCATTCATCAATGATGAGTCCGTTGCCATGCATGGTGTGGAGCCTGCAGGACGCAGCCTGGAGATTCCTGGAGAGAATGCAGCAACTATGACGCTCGGCAAACCTGGTGTTATGCACGGATTTAAATCCTATATGCTTCAGGATAGTAATGGAGAACCTCAAGAGGTCTACTCTGTTGCCAGTGGGCTTGACTATCCATCGGTCGGTCCGCAGCATGCCTATCTCAAAGACATCGGCCGTGTCAACTACCACTACGTCTACGACCATGAAGCGATTGATGCCTTCTTCGAACTCTCAAGAGAAGAAGGGATCATACCGGCGATCGAATCAGCGCATGCTGTTGCCTATGCTCTGAAGCTGGCAAAAGAGAATAATAACGGCGGTACGATCCTTGTAAACCTTTCGGGACGCGGTGATAAAGATATTGACTTTGTTGTTGAGAATTACGGCGACAAGTATGGCATCAAGTAA
- a CDS encoding DUF1653 domain-containing protein — MEIKKGIYRHYKGCEYEVFMTARHSETEEWLVVYRALYGDYGVWVRPYEMFIEKVEVNGEKVDRFTFLYA, encoded by the coding sequence ATGGAGATCAAAAAAGGGATTTACCGGCATTATAAAGGCTGTGAGTATGAGGTATTTATGACGGCACGACATTCGGAAACAGAGGAGTGGCTGGTGGTATATCGCGCACTTTATGGTGATTATGGCGTATGGGTACGTCCTTATGAGATGTTTATTGAAAAAGTAGAAGTCAATGGAGAAAAGGTGGATCGGTTTACATTTCTCTACGCATGA
- a CDS encoding CPXCG motif-containing cysteine-rich protein — MEHFFTCPYCWEQISMILDPSEEESEYIEDCEVCCRPVELSFRFSDDILVSFEARRMEGI, encoded by the coding sequence ATGGAACATTTTTTTACCTGTCCCTACTGCTGGGAACAGATTTCAATGATACTCGACCCATCTGAAGAGGAGAGTGAATATATCGAAGACTGCGAGGTCTGCTGTCGTCCTGTTGAACTCTCTTTTAGATTCTCAGATGATATCCTTGTCAGTTTTGAAGCAAGAAGAATGGAGGGAATTTAG
- a CDS encoding M20/M25/M40 family metallo-hydrolase, translating to MSKIIEHFKTLTQIPHCSKEADKLCDFLVGFAKERGYEAEVDEVKNIYIHKGTPRLCLQAHYDMVCMGKAPQIETYEEDGWMKAKDASLGADNAMAIAMMMQLMEEGKVLEYLITSDEEIGLIGANQLAFDLKASYMLNLDSEDEAEVYIGCAGGADITAFRQDSYTEGKGACYEVAVRGLSGGHSGVDIDKNIPSAIKVLGAYLAKQNVTQLVSLYAGERRNSIPANAVAIVRSETVLPNEEAVTARVLDESPDILKEGARIIELINCFRHGVHQMNKSFGIPHTSINLAIISADEKGGMQVETSARAMDMEALEKLTQETVELFETFGLTAKVEDKYPAWKPEVTDFTKLVDKKMQEVFGQSRLMAIHAGLECGVIAQKYPHIKFASIGPTIRYPHSTREMVQLDSVEKTFSVLERIIQAL from the coding sequence ATGTCAAAGATCATTGAACATTTCAAAACATTGACTCAGATACCGCACTGCTCTAAAGAGGCAGACAAGCTGTGTGATTTTTTGGTTGGTTTCGCCAAAGAGAGAGGGTATGAGGCAGAAGTAGATGAAGTGAAGAACATCTACATCCATAAAGGTACACCAAGACTTTGTCTGCAGGCACACTACGATATGGTCTGTATGGGGAAAGCCCCTCAAATAGAGACCTATGAGGAAGATGGTTGGATGAAAGCCAAGGATGCCTCTTTGGGAGCAGATAATGCAATGGCGATAGCCATGATGATGCAGCTGATGGAGGAGGGAAAGGTATTGGAGTATCTTATCACTTCCGATGAGGAGATAGGACTTATCGGTGCCAACCAGCTTGCCTTTGATCTGAAGGCCTCCTACATGCTCAATCTTGACAGTGAGGATGAGGCGGAAGTCTACATCGGGTGTGCAGGAGGAGCGGATATTACGGCATTCAGGCAGGATAGCTATACGGAAGGAAAAGGAGCCTGTTATGAAGTGGCGGTCAGGGGGCTTTCGGGTGGACATTCCGGGGTTGACATCGATAAGAATATCCCCTCTGCCATTAAGGTGCTGGGAGCGTATTTGGCAAAGCAGAATGTTACACAGCTTGTCAGTCTCTATGCCGGAGAGCGTCGCAACTCCATTCCTGCCAATGCCGTGGCTATCGTGCGGAGTGAAACAGTGTTGCCGAATGAAGAAGCGGTGACGGCAAGGGTTTTAGATGAGTCACCGGATATCCTGAAAGAAGGAGCTCGGATCATCGAACTGATAAACTGCTTCAGGCATGGAGTACATCAAATGAACAAATCATTTGGTATTCCGCATACGAGTATTAATCTTGCCATTATATCGGCCGATGAAAAGGGAGGTATGCAGGTAGAGACCAGTGCCAGGGCAATGGATATGGAGGCACTGGAGAAGCTGACACAGGAGACGGTAGAACTGTTTGAAACTTTTGGGTTGACTGCAAAAGTCGAAGACAAGTATCCCGCATGGAAACCAGAGGTTACCGACTTTACAAAATTGGTAGACAAAAAGATGCAAGAGGTGTTCGGTCAAAGCAGGCTGATGGCGATCCATGCCGGGCTTGAGTGCGGAGTGATCGCCCAGAAGTATCCTCATATAAAGTTCGCTTCTATCGGGCCGACCATACGTTATCCGCACTCAACACGTGAGATGGTACAGCTTGATTCTGTGGAGAAGACTTTTTCAGTGCTTGAGAGGATCATCCAGGCTCTTTAG
- the nth gene encoding endonuclease III: MAKKVKKATKKEIEEIKALFLEHYPDSVTELEYKNIYELLIAVMLSAQCTDKRVNIITPALFERYPDPVSLANADLDEVKSYINTCSFFNNKAKNLIKMAQSVVENYGGEIPLERDELVKLAGVGQKTANVVMIEYTGANLMAVDTHVYRVAHRLGLCDAPTALKCEEELTRKFKTDLHRLHQAMVLFGRYRCKAVKPECDDCFLAAHCKTKESFKV, translated from the coding sequence ATGGCTAAAAAGGTAAAAAAAGCAACAAAAAAAGAGATTGAAGAGATCAAAGCACTCTTTTTGGAACACTACCCTGATTCGGTTACTGAGCTGGAATATAAAAACATATATGAGCTGCTCATTGCAGTGATGCTTTCGGCGCAATGTACCGACAAACGGGTTAACATCATCACACCAGCGCTCTTTGAACGCTACCCCGATCCTGTCAGCCTTGCCAACGCAGATCTGGACGAGGTCAAATCCTACATCAATACCTGTTCATTCTTCAACAACAAAGCAAAGAACCTCATCAAAATGGCACAGTCCGTCGTAGAGAATTACGGTGGAGAGATACCATTGGAGAGGGATGAACTGGTCAAACTTGCAGGTGTAGGGCAAAAAACCGCCAACGTGGTAATGATAGAATACACAGGTGCCAACCTGATGGCAGTCGACACACATGTCTACCGTGTAGCACACCGTTTGGGACTGTGTGATGCTCCCACTGCTCTCAAGTGCGAAGAGGAGCTGACAAGGAAGTTCAAAACCGATCTGCACCGTCTTCATCAGGCAATGGTCCTTTTTGGACGCTACAGATGCAAGGCTGTCAAACCTGAATGTGATGACTGTTTCCTGGCAGCACACTGTAAAACGAAAGAGAGTTTCAAGGTATAA
- a CDS encoding peptidylprolyl isomerase, with product MLKLAKTSLIAVAVMATSVVASDILVTVNGKNITKQDAEAFVNATSPQAHYAQLTPEQKALVKKTLIEKALFTELAKKEGIDKTPEFKRNMAKIADELMVNMWMKKQMDSAVVSDSEAKAFYEKNKDKFMMPETVHARHILVKTEEDAEAIIKELKGLKGEALKKKFIELAKAKSTGPSGPKGGDLGNFKKGQMVPEFSKAVWALKVGEITTKPVKTQFGYHVIYLEEKTKAKPVAYDVVKEKIIATLKQQEFAKKIADMAKELTSKAKIVDMSKETKREKK from the coding sequence ATGTTAAAACTTGCAAAAACTTCACTTATCGCAGTTGCTGTTATGGCAACATCGGTTGTCGCATCAGACATCCTTGTTACCGTAAACGGAAAGAACATCACTAAACAGGATGCAGAGGCTTTCGTAAATGCAACTTCACCTCAGGCACATTATGCGCAGTTGACACCTGAGCAGAAAGCATTGGTGAAAAAGACATTGATTGAAAAAGCACTCTTTACCGAACTTGCGAAAAAAGAAGGGATTGACAAGACTCCTGAGTTTAAAAGAAATATGGCAAAGATCGCTGATGAGCTTATGGTCAATATGTGGATGAAAAAGCAGATGGACAGTGCTGTGGTCAGCGACAGTGAGGCAAAAGCTTTCTACGAGAAGAACAAAGATAAATTCATGATGCCTGAAACAGTACATGCCAGACATATTCTTGTAAAAACAGAAGAAGATGCAGAGGCAATCATTAAAGAGCTTAAAGGACTTAAAGGCGAGGCACTCAAAAAGAAGTTTATCGAGTTGGCAAAAGCAAAATCTACAGGCCCTTCAGGACCAAAAGGCGGAGATCTCGGAAACTTTAAAAAAGGGCAGATGGTACCGGAGTTCTCTAAAGCAGTATGGGCACTGAAAGTAGGAGAGATCACAACAAAACCGGTCAAAACACAGTTTGGTTATCATGTGATCTATCTTGAGGAAAAAACAAAAGCCAAGCCGGTCGCCTACGATGTTGTTAAAGAGAAGATCATTGCTACACTGAAGCAGCAGGAGTTTGCCAAAAAGATCGCTGATATGGCAAAAGAGCTGACAAGTAAAGCAAAAATCGTTGATATGAGCAAAGAGACGAAGAGAGAGAAAAAATAA